The DNA segment CTTGTGCAAAAATCTCAAAACGATCAAATGCCCTAAGTTTTCCTGTAGCTGTATATGAATGCTGCACGGTTCCCAGCTCAGCATACAGCACTTCAACCAATAAACCTTCTGCTTTAGCCGATGAGACTTGCGTAGCTGACTTTGCTTCTTTTTTAGGAAGTGCTTTTACCACTATAAATGCACCCAAAACAATTAACAGTGCTATTCCAATGGTTATGATTCTCCTTTTCATACTTATGGTATTATAATTTAAGTTTCTTTTATATGTTTAAAAATGAGCGAAACGTTGCAAACCAGTGCAAATTTTAATCATACACCTGTGTGTCTAATTATTTACGCGGCCCACATCAGTTTCATCCTTTTTAATTTTATTTTCAAAGGCCACATAAAACTCGCCTCTAAGACCTTTCCCTGTGTGAGAAACACTTTATTATGACTTGTTTCGCCTTTGTAGCATTATCGATAACAAAAATGATCAATGTAAGGAAATATTGAAATATAAAGGGTGTGAATAAGAAATATGAAAAGATGAATCAGGATTTACAGGGATAAAGATGTATTACACTAAACTTGAAATTACTTACGAAGACAGTGAGAAGCTTTAAAAAGGCGAGTTGTACAAGTTGTAGAGTTGGTAAGTTATTAGACTCAGTTAATGGATAGTTTCCATTTGAATACTAAACTACCAGTAAAAAAACCACAGGGTTGGCCGGAACAATAGCCACAGAGCCGGCGTTGGCATGAATTACAAAAGCTTTTCTTGCCAAATTTTACCTTCCTGATTAATCACATACCGGGCTTCTATTTCCGCGTTCACAATATCAATCTCAAAGGTACTATCCTGCACTTTCATATGAAGGTCATACCGCAATTGCGACACTTTCAATCCAACATCTTTAAGACCGACCACTTTCTTGGAGAAACGGCCATACCGCTTTAGGTATGCCTGTTGAGCGTAATAAATATTCCTAAGCTCCCAACGCACTTCTTCAACATACTGCTGTTGCTTTTTTTCACCCTCCGATAGGTTATGGTCATTAAAGTACCATACACCCCAGAGTTCAGGATTATAAATACTGCTTTCATCCAAAAAACTCCAAACCCATTTTTCTCCGGGATATTTCTTGCCGGTATGGGGGTTTAGCATCTTTTTATATAAACCAGAAACCACCACAAAAGGCCAATGTGTTCTTTGCACATTCACATTCCAAGAATGATGCGCTTGCAACAAATTCACACTATCCACTTGCAAAAACAGAGGTACAACACACTCAAACGACCAATATTCATCATTATCCAGTGGATTATTCAATGTTCCTTCCACAGAAACAGAACATCGACCATGCGGTTTATCCAGGAGTGAAAATCTTAAAATAGGTTCCGTATTATTACGATTACGGTATTCGCCACAAAAATTACCCAGTGCATTTATTTTCAGCACCACATAATCCGCCTCATCCTTATCTGCATCTAAATAAAACTCCAAAAAGTTATCTTCAAAAAAATAAGACTGGCATATATCATTCACCGCCCAAATATGTCTATCATGTACAATTGCGCAAAGATATAGAGAGTCGCCCTTTATGCCCAGTTTATAGCTGGCTCCATTGGATGGATAATCCATACCATTCTTTACACTTGGCACCAATGGGTCGCTCCAGGGAGCTTCGCCCCATTCGTCATCTAAGATAAGTCCATCTATACAAGGGGCTTCCAATAAGCGATGAATAGCATATACTTGGGGAGTACAATAGCTGGGACAATTAGACAAACCATATTCATTCACCCTAAGTGCCTTTTCCT comes from the Saccharicrinis fermentans DSM 9555 = JCM 21142 genome and includes:
- a CDS encoding DOMON domain-containing protein, whose translation is MLKEKPYCCFVMILFACMLGCHQTQEKALRVNEYGLSNCPSYCTPQVYAIHRLLEAPCIDGLILDDEWGEAPWSDPLVPSVKNGMDYPSNGASYKLGIKGDSLYLCAIVHDRHIWAVNDICQSYFFEDNFLEFYLDADKDEADYVVLKINALGNFCGEYRNRNNTEPILRFSLLDKPHGRCSVSVEGTLNNPLDNDEYWSFECVVPLFLQVDSVNLLQAHHSWNVNVQRTHWPFVVVSGLYKKMLNPHTGKKYPGEKWVWSFLDESSIYNPELWGVWYFNDHNLSEGEKKQQQYVEEVRWELRNIYYAQQAYLKRYGRFSKKVVGLKDVGLKVSQLRYDLHMKVQDSTFEIDIVNAEIEARYVINQEGKIWQEKLL